The Neobacillus sp. OS1-2 genome includes a window with the following:
- the acsA gene encoding acetate--CoA ligase, with protein sequence MKVEALPVVQGEHNLSNYDETYKHFDWKEAEKEFSWSETGLVNLAYEAIDRHTKTHRKNKIALYYRDGSRNEKYTFKEMKELSNKAGNVLKSYGDVEKGDRVFIFMPRSPELYFTVLGAIKLGAIVGPLFEAFMEGAVRDRLQDSEAKVLVTTPELLERVPVHELPDLKHIFLIGKNVQDQGQVIDFLGKFESASKDLKIEWVDRTDGLILHYTSGSTGKPKGVLHVHNAMIQHYQTAKWVLDLKEDDVYWCTADPGWVTGTSYGIFGPWLTGTSNVIIGGRFSPESWYQMIEDFGVTVWYSAPTAFRMLMGAGDELVKKFDLSSLRHVLSVGEPLNPEVVKWGSKVFNKRIHDNWWMTETGAQLISNYPCMTIKPGSMGKPIPGVEAAIVDNQGNELPPYRMGNLAIKKGWPSMMYTIWNNPDKFESYFMPGDWYVSGDSAYMDEDGYFWFQGRVDDVIMTSGERVGPFEVESKLVEHPAVAEAGVIGKPDPVRGEIIKAFVALRDGYDATDELKEEIRQFVKKGLAAHAAPREIDFRDKLPKTRSGKIMRRVLKAWELNLPTGDLSTMED encoded by the coding sequence ATGAAAGTGGAAGCGCTGCCAGTTGTGCAAGGGGAGCATAATCTGAGCAATTATGATGAAACATACAAGCATTTTGACTGGAAGGAAGCAGAAAAGGAATTCTCTTGGAGTGAAACAGGACTTGTTAATTTGGCCTATGAAGCCATTGACCGTCATACGAAAACCCACCGGAAAAATAAGATTGCCCTATACTATCGTGATGGCTCCCGAAATGAGAAATATACATTTAAGGAAATGAAAGAACTATCAAATAAGGCGGGAAATGTATTAAAGAGTTACGGGGATGTGGAAAAAGGCGATCGCGTTTTTATTTTCATGCCAAGGTCTCCGGAGCTTTATTTTACTGTTTTAGGTGCGATCAAACTCGGTGCCATCGTGGGGCCATTATTTGAAGCATTTATGGAAGGGGCTGTAAGAGACCGCCTTCAAGACAGTGAAGCAAAAGTCTTAGTGACGACGCCTGAATTGTTGGAACGTGTACCAGTTCATGAATTACCTGATTTGAAGCATATTTTTCTTATCGGAAAAAATGTCCAGGATCAAGGGCAGGTAATTGACTTTTTGGGGAAATTTGAATCGGCCAGCAAGGACCTCAAAATTGAATGGGTTGATCGGACAGATGGCCTAATCCTGCATTATACCTCCGGCTCTACAGGAAAACCAAAAGGGGTCTTGCATGTACATAATGCCATGATTCAGCATTATCAAACAGCAAAATGGGTTCTCGATTTAAAAGAAGACGATGTATATTGGTGCACAGCCGACCCAGGCTGGGTTACAGGGACATCCTATGGTATTTTTGGACCGTGGTTAACGGGAACGTCCAACGTCATTATTGGCGGCCGTTTCAGCCCTGAATCTTGGTACCAAATGATTGAAGATTTCGGAGTAACGGTTTGGTACAGTGCTCCTACCGCATTTCGGATGTTGATGGGTGCAGGGGATGAATTAGTAAAGAAATTCGATCTTAGCAGCCTTCGCCATGTATTAAGTGTAGGTGAGCCGTTAAACCCAGAAGTTGTTAAATGGGGATCAAAGGTATTTAATAAGCGCATTCATGATAACTGGTGGATGACAGAAACAGGCGCACAGCTTATTAGTAACTACCCATGTATGACGATCAAGCCAGGTTCAATGGGTAAACCAATTCCAGGTGTTGAGGCAGCCATTGTCGACAACCAGGGGAATGAGCTGCCTCCATATCGGATGGGGAATCTTGCCATTAAAAAAGGCTGGCCATCGATGATGTACACGATTTGGAATAATCCTGATAAATTTGAATCCTACTTCATGCCAGGTGACTGGTACGTATCCGGGGATTCTGCATACATGGATGAGGATGGCTATTTCTGGTTCCAGGGCAGGGTAGATGATGTTATTATGACATCAGGAGAGCGGGTTGGTCCATTTGAAGTGGAGAGTAAACTTGTCGAGCATCCGGCAGTAGCGGAAGCTGGGGTTATTGGTAAGCCAGACCCTGTCCGGGGCGAAATTATTAAAGCCTTTGTTGCCCTTCGAGATGGCTATGATGCTACGGATGAACTAAAAGAGGAAATCAGACAGTTTGTGAAAAAGGGACTCGCTGCCCACGCGGCACCAAGAGAAATCGATTTCCGTGATAAGCTGCCTAAAACACGAAGTGGGAAAATTATGAGACGTGTCTTGAAGGCTTGGGAACTAAACCTACCAACAGGCGACTTGTCTACAATGGAAGACTAA
- a CDS encoding GNAT family N-acetyltransferase — translation MEHKKIYNAKQLKTPRGTLIIEGPISSNKLAGYEFHEDLVAFRPPEQQHQALIGIAELPEGRIIIARHRNTIVGYVTYLYPDPLERWSEGKMDNLIELGAIEVIPEFRGSSVGKNLLIVSMMDDAMEDYITITTEYYWHWDLKGTKLNVWDYRKVMEKMMNAGGLEWYATDDPEICSHPANCLMARMGKRVDLESIQKFDRLRFMNRFMY, via the coding sequence ATGGAACACAAGAAGATTTACAATGCAAAACAATTAAAAACTCCACGGGGAACCCTTATTATTGAAGGCCCCATTTCTTCTAATAAACTAGCAGGCTATGAATTCCATGAAGACCTTGTTGCATTCCGTCCGCCTGAACAGCAGCATCAGGCCTTAATCGGTATTGCTGAGCTACCGGAAGGTCGAATTATTATTGCACGACACCGGAATACAATCGTTGGTTATGTCACCTATCTATACCCTGATCCGCTTGAACGCTGGTCTGAGGGTAAAATGGATAATTTAATTGAATTAGGTGCGATTGAGGTAATTCCTGAATTTCGCGGCAGTTCAGTTGGTAAAAACCTTTTAATCGTTTCAATGATGGATGATGCGATGGAAGATTATATTACCATCACTACTGAGTATTATTGGCATTGGGATTTAAAAGGAACCAAATTAAATGTTTGGGATTATCGCAAGGTCATGGAGAAAATGATGAATGCCGGAGGCCTCGAGTGGTATGCGACCGATGATCCTGAAATTTGCTCCCACCCCGCCAACTGTCTGATGGCGCGGATGGGGAAACGGGTCGATTTAGAGTCCATTCAAAAGTTTGACCGGTTACGGTTTATGAACAGATTTATGTATTAA
- a CDS encoding acetoin utilization AcuB family protein yields MIVEEIMKTDVATLFPTDTIADAMKVMETRKIRHIPIVNDEGHLVGLVTVAKIQEATPSIFHANEHPEDLKKSLATIMEQNIITGHPLDFVEEVAGLFYEHKISCIPIINDRKLVGIVTETDLLRTMVELTGAHQPGSQIEIKVPNLAGVLSDITTVIKRRKANILSVLVYPDKTDDHFKILVIRVQTMNPTALIQELNQAGHHVLWPNLPGISQ; encoded by the coding sequence ATGATAGTAGAAGAAATTATGAAAACAGATGTTGCAACACTATTTCCGACTGATACCATTGCAGATGCTATGAAAGTAATGGAGACACGAAAAATCCGTCATATCCCAATCGTTAATGATGAAGGGCATTTGGTTGGCTTGGTTACTGTAGCAAAAATACAGGAGGCCACCCCATCCATTTTTCATGCCAATGAACATCCTGAAGATTTGAAAAAATCACTTGCGACGATTATGGAGCAAAATATCATAACAGGGCATCCACTTGATTTTGTAGAAGAGGTAGCGGGACTTTTCTATGAACACAAGATCAGCTGTATCCCCATCATAAATGATAGGAAACTAGTGGGAATTGTAACTGAAACGGATTTGCTGCGCACAATGGTTGAGCTAACTGGTGCCCATCAGCCGGGTTCACAAATCGAAATTAAGGTACCTAACCTTGCAGGTGTACTTAGTGATATTACTACTGTTATCAAAAGACGGAAGGCGAACATTCTAAGTGTCCTTGTTTATCCTGATAAAACGGATGATCATTTTAAAATTCTAGTGATTAGGGTTCAAACCATGAACCCGACGGCACTTATTCAGGAACTTAATCAAGCAGGACATCATGTTCTATGGCCAAATCTTCCGGGGATTTCCCAATGA